From Polaribacter butkevichii, a single genomic window includes:
- a CDS encoding formimidoylglutamase — MNQDFLTPVKDSVVAHLALQSPACLGKKIRIHTEEEGFPDLESVQIAILGVQEDRNSENNFGCGEDLHFIRRKLYELFPGNWNTQIADLGNVLKGNSVSDTYFAVSKIITDLLKKNIIPVIIGGGQDLTYVNYRAYDSLEQTVNIAAVDSRFDLGNLDDELTSQSYLSKIIMQEPNNLFNYSNVGYQTYFNSQEEIQLLDNLFFDACRLGNAKQLENIEPVFRNADIVSIDLGSVRQSEAPANNNASPNGFYGEEICAISRYAGLSDKVSSFGIYEYNSKLDNNHQTAHLIAQMIWYFVEGVNFRVKDYPFSGKENYQKFTVLLEDDDPLTFYKSNKSGRWWIEIKILSDNKYKRHALIPCTYNDYIDATKQIIPEKWYKAMRKLV, encoded by the coding sequence ATGAACCAAGACTTTTTAACCCCCGTAAAAGATTCGGTTGTAGCGCATTTAGCGTTGCAATCTCCTGCATGCCTGGGGAAAAAAATTAGAATTCACACAGAAGAAGAAGGTTTTCCGGATTTGGAGAGCGTTCAGATTGCAATTTTAGGAGTGCAAGAGGATCGAAATTCTGAAAATAATTTTGGATGTGGAGAAGATTTACACTTTATCCGAAGAAAATTATATGAATTATTTCCAGGGAATTGGAATACTCAAATAGCCGATTTAGGAAATGTTTTAAAAGGAAACTCCGTATCTGATACTTATTTTGCGGTTTCAAAAATTATAACAGACTTACTTAAAAAAAATATTATTCCGGTTATTATAGGTGGCGGTCAAGATCTTACCTACGTAAATTATAGAGCCTACGATTCTTTAGAGCAAACTGTAAATATTGCCGCTGTAGATAGTCGTTTCGATTTAGGTAATTTAGATGATGAGTTAACTTCGCAGTCTTATTTGAGTAAAATAATTATGCAAGAACCCAACAACTTGTTTAATTACAGTAATGTAGGTTATCAAACTTATTTTAACTCTCAAGAAGAAATTCAATTATTAGATAACTTATTTTTTGATGCTTGCAGATTAGGAAATGCAAAACAATTAGAAAATATTGAGCCTGTTTTTAGAAATGCCGATATTGTTTCTATAGATTTGGGTTCTGTAAGACAAAGTGAGGCACCTGCAAACAATAATGCTTCTCCAAATGGGTTTTATGGAGAAGAAATTTGTGCTATTTCTAGGTATGCTGGTTTAAGTGATAAAGTATCTTCATTCGGGATTTATGAGTACAATTCTAAGCTAGATAACAACCATCAAACAGCACATTTAATTGCGCAAATGATTTGGTATTTTGTTGAAGGAGTGAATTTTAGAGTAAAAGATTATCCTTTTTCAGGAAAGGAAAATTATCAGAAATTTACCGTGTTATTAGAAGATGATGATCCTTTAACTTTTTATAAAAGTAATAAATCTGGACGATGGTGGATAGAGATAAAAATTTTATCAGATAATAAATACAAAAGACATGCGTTAATACCATGTACATACAATGATTATATAGATGCAACCAAGCAAATTATTCCTGAAAAATGGTATAAAGCGATGCGGAAATTAGTGTAA
- the topA gene encoding type I DNA topoisomerase, producing the protein MAKNLVIVESPAKAKTIEKFLGKDFQVESSYGHIADLPSKELGIDVEGDFSPKYIISDDKKPVVKKLKALVKKADTVWLASDEDREGEAIAWHLKEQLNLKEENTKRIVFHEITKNAILKAVENPRDIDYNMVNAQQARRVLDRLVGYELSPVLWRKVKGGLSAGRVQSVAVRLIVEKERSIQEFNAETHYKVVAEFSNVEGKTFKATIPKNFESKKGAENFLKSCANADFSIAELTKKPAKKSPAAPFTTSTLQQEASRKLGFPVAKTMQVAQRLYEAGLITYMRTDSLNLSVDARNAAEEEITNYYGKEYSKQRVFKTKAKGAQEAHEAIRPTNMKMHSIATEYDQTRLYDLIWKRTLASQMSDAQLERTNFKISNSENAKIFTANGEMIKFDGFLKVYLEGNDNEDEEQAGMLPNLKVGEELTYSFINATQRFTSPPYRFTEASLVKQLEELGIGRPSTYAPTISTVQRRGYVEKGEDEGVERNYEQMVLSEGTVKSLALSEKTGSNKNKLIPTDIGNIVNDFLVANFSNILDFGFTARVESSFDDISEGNEDWIEMIKGFYTKFHDNVEDVKENAERESGERILGKHPETGKTVLVRLGKFGPIAQIGAPEDEEKVFASLNKDQNLGTITMEEALELFLLPKTLGAYEDEEVIVSNGRFGPYIRFGTMFVSLDKGENPMEVDLARAIELIVAKQKADAPIYFYEDLPVQKGVGRFGPFLKWNSIFINVSKKYDFDNLTDDDIIELIEVKKQKEIDKVIHNWEDVAIRVEKARWGRFNVIKGKIKIELPKTTEIEKLSKEEAVKMIEAKTPKKKVAKKKPAAKKKTTVRKTTKKK; encoded by the coding sequence ATGGCAAAGAATTTAGTAATTGTAGAGTCACCAGCAAAAGCAAAAACCATCGAAAAATTCCTTGGAAAAGATTTTCAAGTAGAATCGAGTTATGGTCATATTGCAGACTTACCATCCAAAGAATTGGGTATTGATGTAGAAGGAGATTTTAGTCCAAAATATATTATTTCTGATGATAAAAAACCAGTAGTAAAAAAGTTAAAGGCGTTAGTAAAGAAAGCAGATACTGTTTGGTTAGCGAGTGATGAGGATCGAGAGGGAGAAGCAATTGCGTGGCACTTAAAAGAACAATTAAACTTAAAAGAAGAAAATACAAAACGTATTGTTTTTCATGAAATAACAAAAAATGCCATTTTAAAAGCGGTCGAAAATCCAAGAGATATAGACTATAATATGGTAAATGCACAGCAAGCACGTAGAGTTTTAGACAGACTTGTTGGGTATGAGTTATCGCCAGTTTTATGGCGTAAGGTTAAAGGAGGCTTATCTGCCGGTAGAGTACAATCTGTAGCAGTTCGTTTAATTGTAGAAAAAGAAAGAAGTATTCAAGAATTTAATGCAGAAACACATTATAAGGTTGTTGCAGAGTTTTCTAATGTAGAAGGAAAAACTTTTAAAGCAACCATACCAAAGAATTTCGAGTCTAAAAAAGGAGCCGAAAATTTCTTAAAATCGTGTGCCAATGCAGATTTTTCTATTGCAGAGTTAACAAAAAAACCAGCAAAAAAATCTCCAGCAGCTCCATTTACAACGTCTACTTTACAGCAAGAAGCTTCTAGGAAATTAGGTTTTCCTGTGGCAAAGACAATGCAAGTTGCACAGCGTTTATATGAAGCCGGTTTAATTACCTACATGAGAACAGATAGTTTAAATTTATCTGTTGATGCAAGAAATGCAGCTGAGGAAGAAATTACCAATTATTACGGAAAAGAATATAGTAAACAACGTGTTTTTAAGACGAAAGCCAAAGGGGCACAAGAAGCGCATGAGGCAATTAGACCTACCAACATGAAAATGCACTCTATAGCTACTGAGTACGATCAAACGAGATTGTATGATTTAATATGGAAAAGAACACTAGCTTCTCAAATGAGTGATGCTCAATTAGAGCGAACTAATTTTAAGATATCAAATTCAGAAAACGCAAAAATCTTTACAGCTAATGGAGAGATGATAAAATTTGATGGGTTTTTAAAAGTGTATTTAGAAGGGAACGATAATGAAGATGAGGAGCAAGCAGGTATGTTGCCTAACTTAAAAGTTGGCGAAGAATTAACCTACTCTTTTATAAATGCAACACAACGTTTTACAAGTCCGCCTTACCGTTTTACTGAAGCTTCTTTGGTTAAGCAACTAGAAGAACTAGGTATTGGACGTCCGTCTACGTATGCACCAACAATTTCTACAGTACAAAGAAGAGGTTATGTAGAAAAAGGAGAAGATGAAGGAGTGGAAAGAAATTATGAACAGATGGTTTTATCTGAAGGAACTGTAAAAAGTTTAGCCTTATCAGAAAAAACAGGTTCAAATAAAAATAAATTAATTCCTACGGATATTGGAAACATTGTAAACGACTTTTTAGTTGCTAACTTTTCTAATATTTTAGATTTCGGATTTACTGCAAGAGTAGAAAGTTCTTTTGATGATATTTCTGAAGGAAACGAAGATTGGATAGAAATGATTAAAGGTTTCTATACAAAGTTTCATGATAATGTAGAGGATGTTAAAGAAAATGCAGAAAGAGAAAGTGGTGAGCGTATTTTAGGAAAACATCCGGAAACAGGGAAAACGGTTTTAGTTCGTCTAGGTAAATTTGGACCGATTGCACAAATAGGAGCGCCAGAAGATGAAGAAAAAGTATTTGCAAGCCTAAATAAAGATCAAAACTTAGGAACCATCACCATGGAAGAAGCATTAGAATTGTTTCTGCTTCCTAAAACGTTAGGTGCGTATGAAGATGAAGAAGTTATTGTTTCTAACGGACGTTTTGGACCTTATATTCGTTTCGGAACTATGTTTGTTTCTTTGGATAAAGGAGAAAACCCAATGGAAGTTGATTTGGCAAGAGCAATAGAGCTAATTGTTGCAAAGCAAAAAGCAGATGCGCCAATTTATTTCTATGAAGATTTACCTGTACAAAAGGGAGTTGGACGATTTGGACCTTTCTTAAAATGGAATTCTATTTTTATCAACGTAAGTAAAAAATACGATTTTGATAACCTTACTGATGACGATATTATTGAATTAATTGAAGTTAAAAAACAAAAAGAAATAGATAAAGTAATTCATAATTGGGAAGATGTTGCCATTCGTGTAGAAAAAGCACGTTGGGGGCGTTTTAATGTAATTAAAGGAAAGATTAAAATAGAATTACCCAAAACTACAGAAATAGAAAAACTTTCTAAGGAAGAGGCTGTAAAAATGATTGAAGCCAAAACCCCAAAGAAAAAGGTAGCTAAAAAGAAGCCTGCAGCAAAAAAGAAAACTACGGTAAGAAAAACAACAAAAAAGAAGTAA
- the miaB gene encoding tRNA (N6-isopentenyl adenosine(37)-C2)-methylthiotransferase MiaB yields the protein MEHVEKIIDDKIQGKALVTENKKHNTKKLFIESYGCQMNMNDSEIVAAILDKEGYNTTQILEEADLVLVNTCSIREKAETTVRKRLQKYNAVKQVNKNMKVGVLGCMAERLKEKFLEEEKIVDLVVGPDAYKDLPNLLAEVNEGRDAVNVILSKEETYGDISPVRLNSNGVTAFVSITRGCDNMCTFCVVPFTRGRERSRDPKSILEEIQTMVDRNFKEITLLGQNVDSFLWFGGGLKKDFNKATEIAQATAVNFAQLLDMCATQFPKTRFRFATSNPQDISLDVIHTMAKHKNICKYLHLPVQSGSNNMLKAMNRQHTREEYIELVDNIFRIVPEMSLSQDMIVGFCGETEQDHQDTLELMKYVKYDFGFMFAYSERPGTLAAKKMKDDVPFETKKRRLQEIIDLQQEHALYRTQQHLGKVEEFLIEGTSKKNPNEWKGRNTQNTVAVFEKGNYKLGDFVMVKVEDCTSATLKGTVIGYSDNN from the coding sequence ATGGAACACGTAGAAAAAATCATAGACGACAAAATACAAGGAAAAGCACTTGTAACAGAAAATAAAAAACATAACACTAAAAAATTATTCATAGAAAGCTATGGCTGTCAAATGAATATGAATGATAGTGAAATTGTTGCGGCCATTTTAGACAAAGAAGGCTACAATACAACTCAAATTCTTGAAGAAGCAGATTTAGTATTGGTAAATACTTGCTCTATTAGAGAAAAAGCAGAAACAACGGTACGTAAAAGATTACAGAAATACAACGCTGTGAAACAAGTAAACAAAAACATGAAAGTTGGTGTTTTAGGTTGTATGGCCGAACGTTTAAAAGAAAAATTTTTAGAAGAAGAAAAAATAGTAGACTTAGTTGTTGGTCCTGATGCTTACAAAGATTTACCAAATTTATTAGCAGAAGTTAATGAGGGTAGAGATGCGGTTAACGTTATTTTATCTAAAGAAGAAACTTACGGAGATATTTCTCCTGTAAGGTTAAATTCTAACGGAGTTACAGCATTTGTTTCTATAACAAGAGGTTGTGACAATATGTGTACTTTTTGTGTAGTTCCGTTTACTCGTGGTAGAGAAAGAAGTCGAGACCCTAAGAGTATTTTAGAAGAAATTCAGACTATGGTCGATAGAAATTTTAAAGAAATTACACTTTTAGGTCAAAATGTAGATAGTTTCTTATGGTTTGGAGGCGGCTTAAAAAAAGATTTTAATAAAGCTACAGAAATAGCACAAGCAACTGCCGTAAATTTTGCACAGTTGTTAGATATGTGTGCAACTCAATTTCCAAAAACACGTTTTCGTTTTGCTACTTCTAATCCTCAAGATATTAGTTTAGATGTTATACACACCATGGCAAAACACAAAAACATCTGTAAATACCTTCATTTACCAGTTCAGAGCGGAAGTAATAATATGTTAAAAGCTATGAACAGACAACACACACGTGAAGAATACATAGAACTAGTTGATAATATTTTTAGAATAGTTCCAGAAATGTCTTTATCACAAGATATGATTGTTGGTTTTTGTGGAGAAACAGAACAAGATCATCAAGATACTTTAGAGCTAATGAAATATGTAAAATACGACTTTGGTTTTATGTTTGCATATTCTGAAAGACCGGGAACTTTAGCTGCTAAAAAAATGAAAGATGATGTTCCTTTCGAAACAAAAAAACGAAGATTACAAGAAATAATCGACCTACAACAAGAACACGCATTATATAGAACCCAACAACATTTAGGTAAAGTAGAAGAATTTTTAATAGAAGGTACTTCTAAGAAAAACCCAAATGAATGGAAAGGTAGAAATACACAAAACACAGTTGCCGTTTTTGAAAAAGGTAATTACAAATTAGGAGACTTTGTAATGGTAAAAGTAGAAGATTGTACGTCTGCAACCCTAAAAGGAACCGTCATTGGGTATTCTGACAATAATTAG
- a CDS encoding sigma 54-interacting transcriptional regulator — protein sequence MENLQALKQRFGIIGNDIHLNRALEKALRVAPTDISVLVTGESGVGKESIPRIVHQLSHRKHAKYIAVNCGAIPEGTIDSELFGHEKGSFTGATQDRKGYFEVADGGTIFLDEVGELPLTTQVRLLRVLENGEFIKVGSSKVIKTNVRIVAATNVNMLSAIQKEKFREDLYYRLSTVEINLPALRERNEDIHLLFRKFAADFAQKYRMPSIRLDENAVKVLLNYRFPGNIRQLKNLAEQISVIEESRTITAAKLQQYLPNNNGNLPAIIGSKKENDFSTERDIMYKILFDMRNDINDLKKLTLDLMKSGNVEEVQEEHHQLIEKMYENKDMHDHNVEVMNIPQNTATEKDYDFIETIEEDESLSLQDKEIEMIKKSLEKNSNKRKLAAKELGISERTLYRKIKQYDL from the coding sequence ATGGAAAACTTACAAGCATTAAAACAACGTTTTGGAATTATCGGTAACGATATTCACTTAAACCGAGCTTTAGAAAAAGCACTTAGAGTTGCGCCTACAGATATTTCTGTTTTAGTTACCGGAGAAAGTGGTGTTGGTAAAGAAAGTATTCCTAGAATAGTACATCAATTATCACACAGAAAACACGCAAAATACATTGCTGTAAACTGTGGTGCAATTCCAGAAGGAACTATTGATAGTGAATTATTCGGCCACGAAAAAGGTTCTTTTACAGGAGCAACACAAGACAGAAAAGGATACTTTGAAGTTGCAGATGGCGGTACTATTTTTTTAGATGAAGTTGGCGAATTACCTTTAACAACACAAGTACGTTTATTACGTGTTTTAGAAAACGGAGAATTTATAAAAGTTGGTTCTTCTAAAGTAATTAAAACAAACGTTAGAATAGTTGCTGCAACCAACGTAAACATGTTGTCTGCCATACAAAAAGAAAAATTTAGAGAAGACCTATATTATAGACTAAGTACAGTAGAAATTAATTTACCTGCTTTAAGAGAACGTAATGAAGATATTCACTTATTATTTAGAAAATTTGCAGCAGATTTTGCTCAAAAATATAGAATGCCATCTATTCGCTTAGATGAAAATGCTGTAAAAGTTTTATTAAACTATCGTTTTCCAGGAAATATCCGTCAGTTAAAAAATTTAGCAGAACAAATTTCTGTTATAGAAGAAAGTAGAACCATTACAGCAGCAAAATTACAACAATACCTCCCAAATAATAATGGAAATTTACCTGCAATTATTGGAAGCAAAAAAGAAAATGATTTTTCTACCGAACGCGATATTATGTATAAAATTTTATTTGATATGCGTAATGACATCAACGACTTAAAAAAGTTAACGTTAGATTTAATGAAGAGTGGTAATGTAGAAGAAGTGCAAGAAGAACATCATCAATTAATAGAAAAGATGTACGAAAACAAAGACATGCACGATCATAACGTAGAAGTTATGAACATTCCTCAAAACACTGCCACAGAAAAAGATTATGATTTTATTGAGACTATTGAAGAGGATGAGTCTTTATCTTTACAAGACAAAGAAATAGAAATGATAAAAAAATCTCTAGAAAAAAACAGCAATAAACGCAAGTTAGCCGCCAAAGAACTAGGGATTTCTGAAAGAACATTATATAGAAAAATTAAACAATACGACTTATAA
- the lptE gene encoding LptE family protein, producing the protein MKKIFYITLFTISSLLLVACGAYSFTGGSTGDAKTLQIDFFPNQAPLVEPNLSQRFTQEMLDLFTRQTNLTTVTSNGDLYFSGEITGYRITPMSATSDQTAAQNRLTITVNVRFVNKLVEKDDFEKQFSFYSDFAADAQLTDSVLEAAFDEILERITQDIFNASVAKW; encoded by the coding sequence ATGAAAAAAATATTTTACATAACGCTATTTACAATTAGCTCGTTACTATTAGTGGCTTGTGGCGCTTATTCTTTTACAGGAGGAAGCACAGGAGACGCAAAAACTTTGCAAATAGATTTTTTTCCTAACCAAGCACCTTTAGTAGAACCTAATTTAAGTCAGCGTTTTACTCAAGAAATGCTCGATTTATTTACCAGACAAACCAACTTAACTACAGTAACTTCTAATGGAGATTTATACTTTAGTGGAGAAATTACAGGATATAGAATTACACCAATGAGTGCAACGTCTGACCAAACAGCAGCGCAAAACAGACTTACCATTACGGTTAACGTTCGTTTTGTAAATAAGCTTGTAGAAAAAGACGACTTTGAAAAACAATTTTCTTTCTACTCAGATTTCGCTGCTGATGCACAACTTACTGATAGTGTTTTAGAAGCTGCTTTTGATGAAATTTTAGAAAGAATTACACAAGATATCTTTAACGCTTCTGTTGCCAAATGGTAA
- the secG gene encoding preprotein translocase subunit SecG, giving the protein MSYTAFLILILIVAIALILIVMVQNPKGGGLSSSFGGGGAQSLGGVQNTNNFLDRTTWTLAIAMFALILLANFAIPRDGDNNFELKNTLDGIETTTPVENTTPATNDSLK; this is encoded by the coding sequence ATGAGTTACACAGCATTTTTAATTCTAATTTTGATTGTAGCCATTGCATTAATCTTAATAGTGATGGTTCAAAATCCTAAAGGTGGAGGGTTATCTTCTTCTTTTGGAGGTGGTGGAGCACAATCTTTAGGTGGTGTACAAAACACTAACAATTTTTTAGACAGAACAACTTGGACTTTAGCAATTGCTATGTTTGCATTAATTTTATTAGCAAATTTTGCAATTCCAAGAGATGGAGACAACAATTTTGAGTTAAAAAATACTTTAGATGGTATTGAAACTACAACTCCAGTAGAAAACACAACTCCTGCAACGAACGATAGTTTAAAATAA
- a CDS encoding co-chaperone GroES, which translates to MGLNIKPLADRVLVEPAPAETKTASGLIIPDNAKEKPQQGTVVAIGNGKVDEPLTVKIGDTVLYSKYGGTDLKLEGKDYLMMRESDILAII; encoded by the coding sequence ATGGGATTAAACATTAAACCTTTAGCAGACAGAGTTCTTGTAGAACCTGCTCCAGCAGAAACAAAAACAGCGTCGGGATTAATTATACCAGATAACGCAAAGGAAAAACCACAACAAGGAACTGTTGTTGCCATTGGTAATGGTAAAGTAGATGAACCTTTAACCGTTAAAATTGGTGACACTGTTTTATATAGCAAGTATGGTGGAACTGATTTAAAGTTAGAAGGTAAAGATTATTTAATGATGCGTGAAAGCGACATTTTAGCAATTATTTAA
- a CDS encoding four helix bundle protein encodes MKDFKKYDIWKLSHVFTLKIYDATKSYPKDEIYGLVSQIRRASSSIPTNISEGCGRDSDAEFNRFLTIALGSASEVEYQLILSKDLNYINETSFINLTEEINIIKRKIYSLKQKLK; translated from the coding sequence ATGAAAGATTTTAAAAAATATGATATTTGGAAACTAAGTCATGTATTTACATTAAAAATATATGATGCCACAAAGTCTTATCCTAAAGATGAAATATATGGTCTTGTTTCCCAAATAAGAAGAGCCTCATCTTCAATACCAACCAACATTAGTGAAGGTTGTGGTAGAGATAGTGACGCTGAATTCAATCGTTTTTTAACAATAGCTTTAGGCTCTGCATCAGAAGTTGAATATCAATTAATTCTTTCAAAAGATTTAAATTATATTAATGAAACATCATTTATTAATTTAACTGAAGAAATTAATATAATAAAAAGGAAAATTTATTCCTTAAAACAAAAATTAAAATAA
- the groL gene encoding chaperonin GroEL (60 kDa chaperone family; promotes refolding of misfolded polypeptides especially under stressful conditions; forms two stacked rings of heptamers to form a barrel-shaped 14mer; ends can be capped by GroES; misfolded proteins enter the barrel where they are refolded when GroES binds), with protein MAKHIKFDIEARDGLKRGVDALANAVKVTLGPKGRNVIISKSFGAPTVTKDGVSVAKEIELENELENMGAQMVKEVASKTNDLAGDGTTTATVLAQAIVKEGLKNVAAGANPMDLKRGIDKAVAAIIADLEKQTKKVGNSSDKIKQVAAISANNDNTIGELIATAFSKVGKEGVITVEEAKGMETYVDVVEGMQFDRGYLSPYFVTDADKMIADLENPYILLFDKKISNLQEILPILEPVSQSGRPLLIIAEDVDGQALATLVVNKLRGGLKIAAVKAPGFGDRRKAMLEDIAILTGGTVISEERGFSLENATLDLLGTAETITVDKDNTTIVNGSGNAEAIKTRVNQIKAQIETTTSDYDKEKLQERLAKLAGGVAVLYVGAASEVEMKEKKDRVDDALHATRAAVEEGIVAGGGVALVRAKKVLEKITTDNLDETTGVQIVNRAIEAPLRTIVENAGGEGSVVINKVLEGKKDFGYDAKNDVYVDMLEAGIIDPKKVTRVALENAASVAGMILTTECALVEIKEDTPAAGMPPMGGGMPGMM; from the coding sequence ATGGCAAAACATATAAAATTTGATATTGAAGCAAGAGACGGATTAAAACGTGGAGTTGATGCTTTAGCAAATGCAGTAAAAGTAACTTTAGGTCCAAAAGGAAGAAATGTAATTATTTCTAAATCTTTTGGCGCTCCAACCGTTACTAAAGATGGAGTTTCTGTAGCAAAAGAAATTGAGCTAGAGAATGAGTTAGAAAATATGGGTGCGCAAATGGTAAAAGAAGTAGCTTCTAAAACCAACGATTTAGCTGGTGATGGTACAACTACTGCTACTGTTCTTGCTCAAGCAATTGTAAAAGAAGGTTTAAAAAATGTTGCTGCAGGCGCAAATCCTATGGATTTAAAACGTGGAATAGACAAAGCTGTAGCTGCAATTATTGCTGATTTAGAAAAACAAACTAAAAAAGTTGGTAATTCTTCAGACAAAATAAAACAAGTTGCTGCTATTTCTGCAAATAACGATAACACTATTGGCGAGTTAATTGCTACTGCTTTTTCTAAAGTAGGTAAAGAAGGTGTTATTACTGTTGAAGAAGCAAAAGGAATGGAAACTTATGTTGATGTTGTAGAAGGTATGCAATTTGACAGAGGTTATTTATCTCCTTACTTTGTTACAGATGCAGATAAAATGATTGCTGATTTAGAAAATCCTTATATCTTATTATTTGATAAAAAGATTTCTAACTTACAAGAAATTCTTCCAATTCTAGAACCAGTTTCTCAATCTGGAAGACCATTATTAATTATTGCTGAAGATGTAGACGGACAAGCATTGGCTACTTTAGTGGTAAATAAATTACGTGGTGGTTTAAAAATTGCTGCTGTAAAAGCTCCTGGTTTTGGAGACAGAAGAAAAGCAATGTTAGAAGACATCGCAATCTTAACAGGTGGAACCGTAATTTCTGAAGAAAGAGGTTTCTCTTTAGAAAACGCAACTTTAGACTTATTAGGTACAGCAGAAACAATTACTGTTGATAAAGACAATACTACTATTGTAAATGGATCTGGTAATGCAGAAGCTATTAAAACAAGAGTAAACCAAATAAAAGCACAAATAGAAACTACAACTTCTGATTACGACAAAGAAAAACTACAAGAACGTTTAGCTAAATTAGCTGGTGGTGTTGCCGTTTTATATGTTGGCGCTGCTTCTGAAGTAGAAATGAAAGAGAAAAAAGACAGAGTTGATGATGCTTTACATGCTACAAGAGCTGCTGTTGAAGAAGGTATTGTTGCCGGTGGTGGTGTTGCTTTAGTGCGTGCTAAAAAAGTTTTAGAAAAAATTACAACTGATAACTTAGACGAAACTACAGGTGTACAAATTGTAAATAGAGCAATTGAAGCTCCTTTAAGAACAATTGTAGAAAATGCAGGTGGTGAAGGTTCTGTAGTAATTAATAAAGTTTTAGAAGGTAAAAAAGACTTTGGTTACGATGCTAAAAACGATGTTTATGTTGATATGCTAGAAGCAGGAATTATAGACCCTAAAAAAGTAACTCGTGTTGCATTAGAAAACGCTGCATCTGTTGCAGGTATGATTCTTACAACCGAATGTGCTTTAGTAGAAATTAAAGAAGATACTCCTGCTGCAGGTATGCCTCCAATGGGTGGTGGAATGCCAGGAATGATGTAG
- a CDS encoding heavy-metal-associated domain-containing protein — protein MKKIILVFSLFLIGFSVQSQEVKKKKSAKITFEVDGICGMCKKRIETAALKTKGVKFAIWSVETHQLNLILDERKTDVATVQQNILAVGHDVFDADDKKVVATTEAYNSVHPCCKYRDEEIILDHNGDLKKQKKQ, from the coding sequence ATGAAAAAAATAATTTTAGTATTCAGTTTGTTTTTGATCGGGTTTTCGGTTCAATCACAAGAAGTAAAAAAGAAAAAAAGTGCAAAAATTACCTTTGAGGTAGATGGTATTTGTGGTATGTGTAAAAAAAGAATAGAAACTGCTGCTTTAAAAACTAAAGGCGTAAAATTTGCAATTTGGAGTGTAGAAACACATCAGTTAAATTTAATTTTAGATGAGCGTAAAACAGATGTAGCAACTGTGCAACAAAATATTTTAGCAGTTGGTCATGATGTTTTTGATGCTGATGATAAAAAAGTTGTGGCAACCACAGAAGCGTATAATTCTGTACATCCTTGTTGTAAATACAGAGATGAAGAAATTATCTTAGACCATAATGGAGATTTGAAAAAACAAAAGAAACAGTAA